Proteins encoded in a region of the Elaeis guineensis isolate ETL-2024a chromosome 7, EG11, whole genome shotgun sequence genome:
- the LOC105049362 gene encoding protein LATERAL ORGAN BOUNDARIES-like, whose translation MILYMYRRQRLEKIRKRKRKRREKRSSARQRSWRILQNLHEIQLLDIQQSIEDPIQPIMSSSNSNVSSNDSNPRRCAACRYLRRRCAGDCILSPYFPASNPQRFACVHKIFGASNVTRMLQQLPVQQRAQAADAISMEAYWRVQDPVYGSVGIINLLQHEIYMNQHELARTQAQIAMYTAQQQHQQQQQEAPASQPVEASNINPQQQDLLAPDRTFLDLSHFPDSF comes from the exons ATGATCCTCTATATGTATCGAAGGCAACGgctagaaaaaataagaaaaagaaaacgaaAACGAAGGGAGAAAAGATCTTCTGCAAGGCAAAGATCTTGGAGGATCCTCCAAAATCTTCACGAAATCCAGCTCTTGGATATCCAACAATCTATAGAAGATCCTATCCAACCAATCATGTCCAGTTCCAACTCCAATGTTTCCTCGAACGATTCCAATCCCAGGAGGTGTGCGGCATGCAGGTATCTGAGAAGGAGATGCGCTGGGGATTGCATCCTCTCTCCCTACTTCCCTGCATCCAATCCTCAAAGATTCGCCTGCGTCCACAAAATATTTGGTGCCAGCAACGTGACCAGGATGCTCCAG CAACTGCCGGTCCAGCAGCGGGCGCAGGCAGCCGATGCCATCTCAATGGAAGCTTATTGGCGGGTGCAAGACCCGGTGTACGGGAGCGTGGGGATCATAAACCTCCTTCAACACGAGATCTACATGAACCAGCACGAGCTTGCGAGGACACAAGCTCAGATTGCCATGTACACAGCTCAGCAGCAGCACCAGCAGCAACAGCAGGAGGCTCCGGCCAGCCAACCAGTTGAGGCCTCGAACATCAACCCCCAACAACAGGATCTTTTGGCTCCGGACAGAACCTTTCTCGACCTCAGCCATTTTCCAGACTCTTTCTGA
- the LOC105049342 gene encoding choline monooxygenase, chloroplastic — translation MAIGETLAALCSSKTLIPRSVPSSSSASARPRGVRLACSLRFPSSLAPEIGIFDTQALRRMVEAFDSKIPLAEALTPPSSWYTDPSFFALEFERVFLRGWQAVGYTEQIKNPRDFFTGRLGNVEFVICRDANGGLRAFHNVCRHHASLLASGSGQKSCFVCPYHGWTYGLDGVLLKATRITGIKNFNKDEFGLIPLSVATWGPFVLLNLDTDIVPQQNFANDLVPNEWLGSASDTLSNDGIDSSLKHICRREYTIRCNWKVFCDNYLDGGYHVPYAHGGLASGLKLDSYSTLIFEKVSIQRCEGASVDEVGFDRLGSKAVYAFIYPNFMVNRYGPWMDTNLVVPLGLTKCQVIFDYFLDYSLLDDKVFIERSLKESERVQMEDIALCEGVQRGLESPAYCSGRYAPSVEMAMHHFHCLLHACLNDL, via the exons ATGGCGATTGGAGAAACCCTAGCTGCACTCTGCTCAAGCAAAACTCTAATTCCTCGATCCGTTCCATCTTCCTCGTCCGCTTCCGCTCGTCCACGTGGCGTGAGGCTCGCTTGCAGCTTACGGTTTCCGTCGTCTCTTGCGCCGGAGATCGGGATCTTCGACACCCAGGCTCTGCGCCGCATGGTGGAGGCCTTCGACTCCAAGATCCCCCTGGCCGAGGCCCTGACCCCGCCCAGCTCCTGGTACACCGACCCCTCCTTCTTCGCCCTCGAATTCGAACGCGTCTTCTTGCGGGGATGGCAGGCCGTAG GTTACACTGAACAAATCAAGAATCCTCGTGATTTCTTTACTGGAAG ATTGGGAAATGTAGAGTTTGTCATCTGTCGAGATGCAAATGGAGGCCTTCGTGCGTTTCACAATGTGTGTCGCCACCATGCCTCTCTCCTTGCCTCAGGAAGTGGGCAAAAGTCTTGCTTTGTATGCCCTTATCAT GGATGGACTTATGGGTTAGATGGTGTACTCTTAAAGGCAACTCGAATTACTGGAATCAAGAACTTCAATAAAGAT GAGTTTGGTCTCATACCATTGAGTGTGGCTACTTGGGGACCCTTTGTACTGTTAAATTTGGATACAGATATCGTACCTCAACAAAATTTTGCAAATGATTTGGTGCCCAATGAATGGCTTGGGAGTGCTTCAGATACACTTAGTAATGATGGGATTGATTCTTCACTGAAGCATATTTGTAGGCGTGAATATACTATTCGATGCAATTGGAAG GTCTTCTGCGACAACTACTTAGATGGTGGCTATCATGTTCCATATGCACATGGAGGCCTTGCATCTGGTCTTAAGCTTGACTCCTACTCTACCCTT ATTTTTGAGAAGGTAAGTATTCAAAGATGTGAAGGTGCTTCTGTAGATGAAGTTGGCTTTGATAGGCTGGGATCAAAAGCAGTGTATGCTTTCATTTATCCAAACTTCATGGTCAACAG GTATGGTCCATGGATGGACACTAATCTAGTCGTCCCATTGGGCTTGACCAAATGTCAAGTGATTTTTGATTACTTTCTTGATTATTCACTGTTG GATGACAAGGTGTTCATTGAGAGAAGTTTAAAAGAGAGTGAAAGAGTGCAG ATGGAAGATATTGCACTGTGTGAAGGAGTCCAGAGGGGCCTAGAATCACCAGCTTACTGTAGTGGCAGGTATGCACCATCCGTCGAGATGGCCATGCACCACTTCCATTGTCTTCTGCATGCATGCCTTAATGATCTCTGA